A genome region from Crossiella equi includes the following:
- a CDS encoding RNA polymerase-binding protein RbpA: protein MKGPTTLRGQRLSGHTSFQKPYLEGRVQAMVVPYRCPRGDHEFVRRYSAELGPDEVPETADCPQHGEVSACADPGVAQAPKAPRPPRTHWVMLCERRTPEQLEALLAEALEKLRVSRGEA, encoded by the coding sequence GTGAAGGGACCAACCACGCTGCGGGGACAACGGCTGAGCGGGCACACCAGCTTCCAGAAGCCCTACCTGGAGGGCCGGGTCCAAGCCATGGTCGTGCCCTACCGCTGCCCACGCGGGGACCACGAGTTCGTCCGGCGCTACTCCGCCGAGCTCGGCCCCGACGAGGTGCCCGAGACCGCCGACTGCCCTCAGCACGGGGAGGTGAGCGCGTGTGCCGACCCGGGGGTGGCACAGGCGCCCAAGGCCCCCCGGCCGCCGCGGACCCACTGGGTGATGTTGTGCGAACGGCGCACGCCGGAGCAGTTGGAGGCGTTGCTCGCCGAGGCGTTGGAGAAGCTTCGGGTGAGCAGGGGGGAGGCATGA